The genomic window CCAGAGCGCCTTCACTGCGAAATACTTTTTCAAATTCACGTTTAAATAATACTGTTGTAGACGGAATCGAAAGTGAAAATATCACTAGTGCTGAGGCTAATTATGTATATCGTTCATCAAAATTCAAATTGCGATTAACGGCCTATTATACTATGATCAAAAATACCTCGAAAACTTCTTATTTCTATGCCGAAGGAATTTTTGATAATGGTTCGGGTTATGATGCAGCAAATGCCTTTGTCAGCCAAACTTTGACCAATTTGGATAAGAAAAATACAGGAGCAGAATTAAGTTTTGAATATCAGATTTGGCCAACATTAAAAACAACTTTATCCGCAGCATTTGGAAATTACATCTACAGCAGCAATCCGAATGTAATGATTGTAAACGATGCTAATAGGGCAAAAGAAGGAGCGCAAACGACTTTTGATTTTGGACAAGCCTATTTGAAGAATTACAAACAGTCTGGAACTCCACAACAGGCTTATTCATTTGGTTTAGAATATCGTGACCCAAAGTTTTGGTGGATTGGCGGAAACATCAATTATTTGACAGAAAGTTATATTGATGTTTCGCCAATCTCGAGAACATCTCAATTTTACATCAATCCGGCCAATGGTTTTCCTTTTCCTGAAGCAACTTCCGAAAGAGGGAATGAATTGCTAAAACAAGAAAAATTTAATCCTGTCACATTATTGAATTTGAGCGGAGGCAAATCTTGGCGTATTCATAAAAAATACGTGGGGCTTTTTGCCAGTGTAAATAATGTTTTGGATTTAATGTATAAAACGGGCGGTTTCGAACAGGCGAGGAATGCCAATTTTAGAGCGTTAAATCAAGATGTTTCAAGCGGAATACCATCTTTTGGGCCAAGATATTATTATGGCTATGGCCGAACTTATTTTCTAAATCTTACAATCGGTTTATAAAACTGAAAACCTATTTCTCATGAAAAAACTAATTTTAATTTTTGTATTATCCTTAATCAGCTGCAGTAAAGAAGTTGAAACTCCAGAATTAGCCTGCACTCAGCCCAATCTTTCTGTGAATAAAAGTGTAGAAAAAGTGTATGAGCTTGCGAGTCCAACAGCAAAACAATATTTGTACGATGACATTATAGAGGCTTATGTGGTTTCGAGTGATGAAGGAGGTAATTTCTTCAAAACTATTTCATTGCAGACTAAAGAAACTGAAAAAGTACAGGCAATTGGGTTTAGTGTTCCAATTGATGCAACTAATACTTACATCGATTATCGAGTGGGAAATAAGGTGTTTGTAAAACTTAAAAACCAATTTACAGATTTGTATTATGGTGGTTTAAGAATAGGGAGTTTGTATGTGAGCAATGCTGGCGACCCGACAATTGGAAGAATTTCTCAAAATGAATATAAAAATGTATTAAACGCTTCGTGTACAAATATAGACGAGAATCAATTGGTTAAATCACTTTCTATAGAAAAAGCACTTTCAGATTCTAAGCTAAATACGTTGATAGAATTAAACGATGTGGAATTTACCGAAGCAGCATTAGGACGCCATTATTTTGAAGAATCAAATAATGTTGGAGGTTCAACAAACTGGTATTTAAGAGATAAAACAGGAAATCAGATTATTTTTAGAACCAGCAGTTATGCAAAATTTGCAGATCATTTTGTGCCAGAAGGAAGCGGAACGGTCAAAGGAATTCTAACAAAATTTGGTACAGACTATCAGTTTATGGTTCGTTATGAAAGCGATATTGTGATGAACGGAAAAAGAAATACTCCGCTTTTTGCAGAAGATTTCCAGTCGGTTAAAAATAACGTCAATTTTGTGCTTCCAGGTTGGAGTAATATTGTAGAAAAAGCTACAAAACTCTGGAAAAGCATGGTATATTCTGGAAATGGCTATGCTGAATTTAATACAACAAGCACAACGGCAGCCGAGAATGTGGCTTGGCTTGTGTCGCCTAAAATAAATTTATCAGAATATAAAAATGCAGTACTTTCTTTTAGAAGCGCGCAACACGATTTGAAGATTGATTCTCCATTAAATACTTTAGAAGTATATGTTTCAACTAATTTTGATGGTGCAAGTGTGACTAAAGCAAAATGGACAAAATTGGAAGCAAAAGTCCCAACACTCTCAACTCCTTCCCGTGAGTTTATCAGCTCGGGCGGAATTGATCTTTCTTCTTATTCTGGGAACATAAATATTGCCTTTAAGTATATTGGCTCAGGAAAAGACAAAACATTAAATGGTGCATTTATGGTTGATGATATTAAAATATTTGGAGAAAAGTAAGCGGTATTTTGTAAAAAGGAAATTAATAGGCTGAATTTTAGAGTATTATTGAAAAGTTTGTAGTTTTTGTACTTCAAAGTGTTAAAATCTAATTGAATTTTGTACTTTGGTCATCCCAAATCAATACAAATACCACATGAAAACCTACTTTATTGCCATCTTAATGATGGTGTTTCCTTTCTTGATGCACAGTCAAGACAACGTTAAACTAAAGCAGATTAACATTGTAAAAACAAATTACCAAAACTCTAAAGACGGCGAAATTGTTAACAAAACAATGGTTTTTAAAGAGGGTAAGCTCCAAACGATAACTACTTCAGATGTTGTGCAGCATTTCTATTACAACAAAAATGGATTGCTGGATATGACTGTAAAAGATAAAGTAGGAAGCGACTGGAAAGAAGTAATAAACTATACGTACGATGCTGATAACAACATCACCAAATTTGTAAAAAAATATCAGGAAGGACCTAATTATATTACAAAAGTTGTTTCGTTTGTTTATGAAGGAGCAAGAGTAAAAGTAACAACAAAAAAGAGCACCAATCATCAGAATCTAGTTGACGATATTGAATATCTTGTTGAAAACGGAATTATTGTAAGACGTACTTCTCGCGATAGAAACAAGACAATTATTGGAAAATTAGAATATGTTTATGTAAACGACAATGTGTCAAGACACAAAGGTTTGGTTGGAGATAAAATCTCAAAAACATATACGTACGATGATAAAAAATCGGTTGATCAGTTAATCGTTCAAAGTCTTTTTGGAGATAATTACAAAGTAATTGTACCAATGATTTCATATCATGAAGAAGAATTTGAATTTGAATCGATTTCTTATAATAACGAAATGAATTTCAGCCCATCATCAACAGCTTTAGTTGCGGTGAGCAGAAAATACAAATACAATAAATTAAATTACCCGATTTCTTGTTCTCAGATAGAAGAAAACGGAATTGTGAAAACGGAAAAAACCTTTATTTACGAATAAAAGTTTTAAACTTAGACCATTTATTGACTAAGTGGAACCTTGTTGAGTTTATCTTGACGGGTTCCATTTTTTTTTTGGAGTGTATTCTTCTAAATATAAATGTAAAAACAAAATTGTATAATTGATTGTAGCCGACAAATGATTAAATTTGCACCTTATTCAAGACTATGTTAGAAAAAGAAGTTATAAATTTTGAGAGAACAGTAATTGTTGGTATTGTTACTCAGAATCAAAGTGAAGAAAAACTAAATGAATATTTAGACGAATTGGAGTTTTTGACTTTTACCGCAGGAGGTGAAGTTATTAAACGCTTTTCGCAAAAAATGGAACGCCCTAATCCGAAGACTTTTGTGGGTACGGGAAAAATTGATGACATTAATCTTTTTGTAAAAGAAAACAAAATATCGACTGTAATTTTTGATGATGAATTAACGCCTTCACAGCAGAAAAACATCTCAAGAATTATTGACTGCAAAATTCTAGATAGAACCAACTTAATTCTAGATATTTTTGCGCAGAGAGCTGAAACTTCTTATGCAAGAACTCAGGTAGAATTGGCACAATGCCAGTATTTGCTTCCGAGACTTTCTGGTTTATGGACACACCTTGAGCGTCAAAAAGGAGGTATTGGTATGCGTGGACCGGGAGAAACAGAGATTGAAACCGATAGACGTATTGTGCGTGACAGAATTTCGTTATTGAAAGATAAAATCAAAACGATCGACAAACAAATGAGCATTCAGCGAAGCAATCGCGGTGCAATGGTTCGAGTAGCTTTGGTTGGATATACCAATGTGGGAAAATCGACTTTGATGAATGCAGTTGGTAAAAGTGATGTTTTTGTTGAGAATAAATTGTTTGCAACCTTAGATACAACAGTTAGAAAAGTGGTGATAAAAAACCTTCCTTTCTTACTTTCTGATACAGTTGGATTTATTCGAAAACTGCCAACGCAATTGGTCGATTCTTTTAAAAGTACTCTAGATGAGGTTCGTGAAGCCGATTTATTGCTTCATGTAGTTGATATTTCGCATCCTGATTTTGAAGATCATATTGAATCTGTAAATAAGACTTTGCAAGAAATAAAAAGCAACGATAAACCAACAATTATGGTTTTTAATAAAATCGATGCTTACAAACATCTTATTATTGACGAAGATGATTTGATCACCGAAAGAACAAGAAAATATTGGACGCTTGACGAGTGGAAACAAACTTGGATGAGTAATGTAGGTCAGGATAAAGCGTTGTTTATTTCTGCCAGAAATAAAGAGAATTTCGAAGAGTTCAGAGAGACAGTATACGAAGCGGTTCGCCAAATTCATATCACACGTTTTCCTTACAACAATTTCTTATATCCTGATTATAAGGATGCAGTTGAAAAGGATGAAGATCAGGAATAGTAATTAACCGCAAAGAGCGCTAAGATTATTTAAAGGATTTTCAAAAAACAAAAGTTCGCAAAGCTAAATCTAAATTTAGCTTTGCGAACTTTTGTTTTATATAAAAGCGTAACTTATGAAGATCTTAGCGCCCTTTGCGGTAAAATATTAGCGTTTTTAATTTTCAGATTAAAACCCAAAATTAACTCCTAGACCAAATACTTCTCTTGTTTGGAAACCCTGAAAAGCATTGTCATCGTAGATAGTTTGGAAAGAAAAGTTTGCCGATAGAAATTTATTTACTTTCATGACAATGTTTAAGGAATAATTAATATCAACGTTTTGTGGGTCTTCTAAATAATTTGAATATAGATTTAGAGTGTTTTCGGCAGTTACATTGGTCATAATGGCCAATTTGTAATAGACAGAAGCATAAAATCCGAGTTCATAACGCATGCTTTTGTTAGCATCAACACCAAAATAATATCCATCAGGATAAGGCAAACCTGTGGCAGGATCAATGGCTGTTGTATACGCTTTATCTACAAATGTGAATTTTGAGGTTAGCGGTGCAAAATTTATTTTAAGATTCTCATCTTTAGACCAATAAATACCTGGGCCGGTAGTTAGATAACCTGGAGACATGAATTTGGTGTTTTCAGTTCTGATTTCTTTTCCGTTTGGATCCTGTCCGTAAATATATCCAGTTGTAAATTGTGTTCTAAAGTTTAAGAAATAAGAGTAATACCATTCTCCGAATGCTCTTTTTCCGACAATGGAATTGAATTCGAATCTATCGTCTGTTTTCTTTTCAAAATCGGCATTTTTGGTTTGAAGTAAACCATAGTACGCAAGAACTTTATTATCCCAAGTTAAATCGTCTTTTTTGTAATTGAAGTCGTAATTGATTCCTAGCGTTCCAGAAAAACTATCTTCACCTCCAGCAATCCAATTGTTGAAACTGGATTGGTTTAATAAAAGGGATACGGTTCCTTTTGCCTTCCAGCCTTCTTTTTCAATTGTATCATTGATTTTTTTGACAGCTTTTTCGGTGTTTTGTGCTAGTTCTTTTTCGGTGTTTTGGGCTTGTAAAAATGTGAAATTTACTAAAATGAAAAGTAATAAGGTTATCTTTCTCATGGTTTTTAGTTTAGAGTGTATAATCAAATATACTAAAAACCAATGGAAAGTTAAGGTTTACAGCAGTGTTATTGCAGGTTATTTCTTAGATTCTTTGTATAGAGGCACTGCAGAACATGCTTCACCGTACATAATACTGCGGGCAAATGGCTGTAAATAATTTGTAGCCAAAATATACGCACGCATTGGAACTGGTTTTCTTGAACAGCCTTTTACAATGACTGGTTTACCTTTGTAAACAGAGTAATCTATTTTGCTTAAAAGCTCTTCATAAAGGCTTGCATCAAGGTCTTCTATAGTTCCGTTCACAACTTTTTTTGCAAAAGGCGCCAAATGAACACCAACCAAAATTAATGCCCAAGCGGGAATTATAGCATCTGTACTGCAGTGTACAGCTACGTATTGATCTTGATATTGTGACCAATCATGATTTTTAAGATGTTCTCTAAAGTCTTTTTCTTTCAATAAAAATCCTTCCAAAAGCCATTGCGAAATGTCAATTTGCACTCGCATTCCTTTTGGATAATAATCCTCAAGATCAAAAACTTCTAAAGCACTATTGGCAACTTTATTGATGATTTCTTCCATGATTTTTCTAGTAAACAGTGTTCAGTTTTTTAGTATTCAGTAATTTCTGAACACTAAAAAACTAAATACTGAACACTTTTTATTAAAGCATTCCTAATTCTAATTTAGCTTCTTCGCTCATTAAGTCTTTGCTCCAAGGCGGATCAAAAGTAATTTCAACGTCAACATCTTTAATGTTTTCAATGGCTTTTACTTTTTCTTCTACTTCTCTCGGTAGACTTTCTGCAACTGGGCAGTTTGGTGAAGTAAGTGTCATAAGGATTTTTACTTCGTAATCTGTATTTACCATTACATCGTAAATTAATCCTAATTCATAAATATCTACAGGAATCTCAGGATCGTAAATGCCTTTTAAAACTCTTACGATTGATTCTCCTAATTCGTTTGTGTCTATTTCTTGTTCCATTTTTATTTTTTGTTTTTACCATTAAGATATTAAGAAAATTAAGTTTTGCAGTACGCTTAATTCTCTTCTAATACTTAGAAAATTAAGCTTAGTACTTTATGAATCTTAATGCCTTAATGGTTTAAAT from Flavobacterium sp. KACC 22763 includes these protein-coding regions:
- a CDS encoding DUF5689 domain-containing protein, translating into MKKLILIFVLSLISCSKEVETPELACTQPNLSVNKSVEKVYELASPTAKQYLYDDIIEAYVVSSDEGGNFFKTISLQTKETEKVQAIGFSVPIDATNTYIDYRVGNKVFVKLKNQFTDLYYGGLRIGSLYVSNAGDPTIGRISQNEYKNVLNASCTNIDENQLVKSLSIEKALSDSKLNTLIELNDVEFTEAALGRHYFEESNNVGGSTNWYLRDKTGNQIIFRTSSYAKFADHFVPEGSGTVKGILTKFGTDYQFMVRYESDIVMNGKRNTPLFAEDFQSVKNNVNFVLPGWSNIVEKATKLWKSMVYSGNGYAEFNTTSTTAAENVAWLVSPKINLSEYKNAVLSFRSAQHDLKIDSPLNTLEVYVSTNFDGASVTKAKWTKLEAKVPTLSTPSREFISSGGIDLSSYSGNINIAFKYIGSGKDKTLNGAFMVDDIKIFGEK
- the hflX gene encoding GTPase HflX — protein: MLEKEVINFERTVIVGIVTQNQSEEKLNEYLDELEFLTFTAGGEVIKRFSQKMERPNPKTFVGTGKIDDINLFVKENKISTVIFDDELTPSQQKNISRIIDCKILDRTNLILDIFAQRAETSYARTQVELAQCQYLLPRLSGLWTHLERQKGGIGMRGPGETEIETDRRIVRDRISLLKDKIKTIDKQMSIQRSNRGAMVRVALVGYTNVGKSTLMNAVGKSDVFVENKLFATLDTTVRKVVIKNLPFLLSDTVGFIRKLPTQLVDSFKSTLDEVREADLLLHVVDISHPDFEDHIESVNKTLQEIKSNDKPTIMVFNKIDAYKHLIIDEDDLITERTRKYWTLDEWKQTWMSNVGQDKALFISARNKENFEEFRETVYEAVRQIHITRFPYNNFLYPDYKDAVEKDEDQE
- a CDS encoding DUF3078 domain-containing protein yields the protein MRKITLLLFILVNFTFLQAQNTEKELAQNTEKAVKKINDTIEKEGWKAKGTVSLLLNQSSFNNWIAGGEDSFSGTLGINYDFNYKKDDLTWDNKVLAYYGLLQTKNADFEKKTDDRFEFNSIVGKRAFGEWYYSYFLNFRTQFTTGYIYGQDPNGKEIRTENTKFMSPGYLTTGPGIYWSKDENLKINFAPLTSKFTFVDKAYTTAIDPATGLPYPDGYYFGVDANKSMRYELGFYASVYYKLAIMTNVTAENTLNLYSNYLEDPQNVDINYSLNIVMKVNKFLSANFSFQTIYDDNAFQGFQTREVFGLGVNFGF
- a CDS encoding DUF2480 family protein yields the protein MEEIINKVANSALEVFDLEDYYPKGMRVQIDISQWLLEGFLLKEKDFREHLKNHDWSQYQDQYVAVHCSTDAIIPAWALILVGVHLAPFAKKVVNGTIEDLDASLYEELLSKIDYSVYKGKPVIVKGCSRKPVPMRAYILATNYLQPFARSIMYGEACSAVPLYKESKK
- a CDS encoding SUF system Fe-S cluster assembly protein, which codes for MEQEIDTNELGESIVRVLKGIYDPEIPVDIYELGLIYDVMVNTDYEVKILMTLTSPNCPVAESLPREVEEKVKAIENIKDVDVEITFDPPWSKDLMSEEAKLELGML